One Etheostoma cragini isolate CJK2018 chromosome 19, CSU_Ecrag_1.0, whole genome shotgun sequence DNA segment encodes these proteins:
- the LOC117934748 gene encoding SH3 domain and tetratricopeptide repeat-containing protein 1, with product MSARSDRRKSPTGGQQHREAADTSNRHSRIMRGFSRDATSLKGTVSTCEENVPTALPVLLDVVRGPERLPADEHSQEMLKGKLRILQADSTEVNALFTEMSTHLISISSEEKVIFVTFKTFEEIWKFTTYYTIGFLGRCMENLLLDQKFWLTSLEEDIAIEVSIQENTLNLMYKGILMQEGSLFASCSTNQMFDSSTSGGDLYLEQGDVAHFEPPFLGSGWTVLCLADGARGTAPKPALEPVIPFHQWFLKSCAESILVGDGKPACAFPLQFARGTCLATEEYDAEGPDELSVAPGDRIVIAGLLGSCFDWFLGRKEATGEVGLVKTSLVKPSADTYDSADIFLDGEDGTFFSLQEDKVIEETSASLKKKSQNDTGQNYKLDMISYQDSEKKASSSRDATQQANLKRNIQRILENGKDSSSDSIVTVNGTLEDSAWATEAENPSPPCFTVQTVVEGNNNTENFIPLFSFLEGKDYKIEFGIMYGLSSEHLSSSIFTGHSDKDELIAFLGVARETARKKRLLWSQTRLCFLLGKLCAGRLKLSQARVYFEEALSVPQEGFTDLRLLASIYSNLVAIYLLQKNTESFFALTERLVALLLGIPDCLECLEDNSALKYILKKAVLSHNKMAEARACHQLAKHHWTRAEGVQVVPYLERLLVLCAEAQRTWGISPSHEYLTLGRLYSELRLPHLSVSTARRASMQPSATLTDCLSSMGLVLDNVNRLFGITEQEDSVPPQVAPYLYQALFSNKVQGGGSDRYHVLSHRLTVCLCQLFFKHRMVGQAICHMHTLINNSPTSQRPCISLPERNSALIWLAWLHIVNNQPHVALDILDSVLASMPEHCTTPQEGVVLNMRGVALRCMGDLRRAAESYQAAVDICQEYEDMPNWAVAQANLGLLCLKAGAKGLAQRHLTEAVQLFSELDEKGHEANFIQVLLELGQHYVKRQQLDFGKGCYEWALLLAISANLLDCQLTATKQLSRLYGCEIPEQAQCIIYSQHQVQLLRHTGDRAQEGDALVAISQLYLTLATERAYRAALDFTKTSLGIFIDLGCREKEAWGWLQAGKIYHLLHQTELVDLYVQAAQDVALSTGDTKFILKLLEAAGDIFFNSNHDRDKAITFYRDRALPIAVKSSSVRSRLRLCNKLTDVMLSLKLYGEAVEFAQTALDISITLGESLNERVAYHRLASLYHSLDQYELAEHHYLKTLTLCPTTLQFDEETLYYVRVYQTLGDIIFNDLKDPFDAAGYYQLALAAAMDLGNKRSQLQLCTRLATIYHNFLIDRELSLYFYQKARAFAAELNVRRINISPGQQCSSTAQYKTAGQ from the exons CTCTGCCAGTGCTGCTGGATGTGGTCCGGGGTCCGGAGCGGCTTCCTGCAGACGAGCACTCGCAGGAAATGCTGAAAGGGAAACTGCGCATTCTGCAGGCTGACAGCACCGAGGTCAACGCTCTGTTCACG GAGATGTCTACTCATCTTATCTCCATCAGCAGtgaagaaaaagtgatttttgtgacattcaaaacatttgagGAAATATGGAAGTTCACCACATATTACACAATAG GTTTCCTGGGTCGGTGTATGGAGAATCTGTTGCTAGACCAGAAGTTCTGGCTCACTTCTTTGGAGGAGGACATCGCTATTGAGGTTTCCATTCAGGAGAACACTCTTAACCTGATGTACAAAGGCATCCTCATGCAGGAAG GCTCATTGTTTGCTAGTTGCAGTACCAACCAGATGTTTGATAGCTCCACCTCTGGAGGGGACCTGTACCTGGAGCAGGGAGACGTAGCCCATTTTGAGCCTCCGTTTCTGGGGTCAGGGTGGACCGTACTCTGCCTGGCCGATGGAGCCCGAGGCACTGCACCCAAACCTGCTCTGGAGCCGGTCATCCCCTTTCATCA ATGGTTTCTCAAATCCTGTGCAGAGAGCATTTTAGTTGGTGATGGGAAACCTGCCTGTGCCTTCCCTCTGCAGTTTG CCAGAGGGACCTGTCTGGCGACAGAGGAGTATGATGCTGAGGGACCAGATGAGCTGAGTGTGGCACCCGGTGATCGTATCGTTATTGCGGGACTTCTGGGGTCTTGTTTTGATTGGTTCTTAGGGCGGAAGGAGGCGACGGGAGAAGTGGGTCTGGTCAAGACGAGCCTGGTGAAACCGTCCGCCGACACTTACGA CTCAGCAGATATTTTTTTGGATGGAGAGGATGGGACATTCTTCAGTCTGCAAGAGGACAAAGTCATAGAGGAAACATCTGCCTCATTGAAGAAGAAATCTCAGAATGATACTGGCCAGAACTACAAACTGG ATATGATCAGTTACCAAGACTCTGAGAAAAAAGCATCAT CAAGCAGAGATGCTACTCAGCAAGCTAACCTGAAGAGAAATATTCAGAGGATTCTTGAAAATGGAAAGGACTCTTCATCAGATTCCATAGTGACCGTGAACGGGACTCTAGAGGACTCGGCCTGGGCTACAGAAGCAGAAAACCCAAGCCCACCCTGTTTCACTGTTCAAACAGTTGTGGaaggaaacaacaacactgagAACTTCATTCCACTCTTCTCCTTTTTGGAAGGAAAAGACTACAAAATAGAGTTTGGCATCATGTATGGACTGAGTTCTGAacacctctcctcctccataTTTACCGGGCACTCCGACAAGGATGAACTGATTGCCTTCCTGGGAGTTGCTAGGGAAACAGCCAGGAAGAAGCGACTCCTTTGGTCGCAGACTCGTTTGTGCTTCCTGCTGGGTAAGCTCTGTGCTGGGAGGTTGAAGTTGAGCCAGGCTCGGGTTTACTTTGAGGAAGCCCTCAGTGTGCCGCAAGAAGGCTTCACAGACCTTAGACTGTTGGCCAGCATCTACTCCAACCTAGTTGCCATATATCTTttgcagaaaaatacagaaagttTCTTTGCTCTGACAGAGCGACTTGTTGCCTTGCTACTGGGAATCCCAGACTGCCTGGAATGCTTAGAGGACAACTCTGCTCTTAAATACATCCTCAAGAAAGCTGTTCTCTCTCACAACAAAATGGCAGAGGCCCGGGCTTGTCACCAATTGGCAAAGCACCACTGGACTCGTGCTGAGGGGGTGCAAGTGGTCCCTTATCTTGAGAGACTACTTGTTCTTTGTGCCGAAGCTCAAAGAACATGGGGCATCTCTCCCAGTCATGAGTACCTTACCCTGGGAAGGCTATATAGCGAACTCAGACTTCCCCATCTCAGTGTCAGTACAGCCAGGAGAGCTTCTATGCAGCCCTCTGCTACATTGACTGACTGCCTTAGCAGCATGGGTCTAGTTCTGGACAATGTCAACAGACTGTTTGGGATCACAGAACAGGAAGACTCTGTCCCACCTCAAGTAGCTCCATATTTATACCAAGCGCTCTTTTCTAACAAAGTCCAAGGGGGAGGAAGTGATCGATACCACGTTTTGAGCCATCGACTCACTGTTTGTCTCTGCCAACTCTTTTTCAAGCACAGGATGGTTGGACAAGCCATATGCCATATGCATACTCTCATCAACAACAGTCCAACCTCACAGCGACCCTGCATCTCTCTCCCAGAAAGAAACAGCGCCCTCATCTGGCTGGCATGGCTTCACATTGTCAATAATCAGCCACATGTTGCTTTGGATATCCTGGACTCTGTCCTAGCTTCCATGCCAGAACACTGCACTACGCCTCAAGAAG GTGTGGTCCTCAACATGCGGGGCGTGGCACTTCGGTGCATGGGCGACCTCCGGAGGGCAGCAGAGAGTTACCAGGCTGCTGTGGACATTTGCCAAGAGTATGAGGACATGCCAAACTGGGCTGTAGCTCAGGCTAACCTTG GGCTCTTATGTCTGAAGGCCGGTGCCAAAGGATTGGCGCAGAGGCACCTGACTGAGGCTGTGCAGCTCTTCTCTGAGCTGGATGAAAAAGGTCATGAGGCAAACTTCATCCAAGTGCTGCTGGAGCTGGGGCAGCACTATGTGAAGCGACAGCAGCTGGACTTTGGTAAAGGATGCTACGAATGGGCTCTGCTGCTCGCTATCAGTGCCAACCTGTTAGACT GCCAACTGACTGCAACCAAACAGCTGAGCCGTCTCTATGGGTGTGAGATTCCAGAGCAGGCCCAGTGTATCATCTACAGCCAGCACCAGGTCCAGCTGCTGAGACACACAGGAGACAGAGCACAGGAGGGAGACGCACTGGTAGCCATCAGCCAGCTCTACCTCACCCTGGCcacagagag GGCGTACAGGGCGGCTCTCGACTTCACCAAGACCAGTTTGGGTATTTTCATCGACCTGGGCTGCAGGGAGAAGGAAGCGTGGGGCTGGCTGCAAGCTGGGAAGATCTATCACCTGCTGCACCAGACGGAACTGGTGGACCTTTACGTTCAG GCAGCACAGGATGTCGCTCTGAGCACAGGAGACACCAAGTTCATCTTGAAGCTTCTGGAAGCTGCAGGCGACATTTTCTTCAACAGCAACCACGACAGGGACAAGGCTATCACCTTCTACAGG GATCGTGCTCTGCCCATTGCTGTGAAGAGCAGCAGTGTGCGTTCCAGGCTGAGGTTGTGTAATAAGTTGACTGATGTGATGCTCAGTCTCAAGCTGTATGGTGAAGCTGTGGAGTTTGCTCAGACTGCGCTGGACATCAGTATCACTCTGG GTGAGAGTCTGAATGAGCGAGTGGCTTACCATCGGCTGGCCTCTCTGTACCACAGCCTGGACCAGTATGAACTGGCTGAACATCATTACCTGAAAACCCTGACCCTCTGTCCAACAACTCTACAGTTTGATGAGGAAACACTGTACTATGTTCGGGTATACCAGACGCTGGGGGACATTATATTCAATGACCTGAAG GACCCATTCGACGCTGCAGGCTACTACCAGCTGGCTCTGGCTGCAGCCATGGATCTGGGCAACAAGAGGTCTCAGCTGCAGCTGTGCACCCGCCTCGCCACCATCTACCACAACTTCCTAATAGACCGGGAGCTCTCCCTCTACTTTTACCAGAAGGCTAGAGCATTTGCTGCAGAGCTGAACGTGAGGAGGATTAATATCTCACCGGGTCAGCAGTGTAGCAGCACCGCACAGTACAAGACCGCGGGACAATAG
- the htra3b gene encoding serine protease HTRA3 — translation MQVLLYTAVFLYLKESARAEPKDKCPTRCDVSTCPSPSCPSGYVPDRCNCCLVCALGEREPCGRKDDLPCGDGLECKHPSGKRLSKGFCRCRFSAEVCGSDGKTYGNVCQLKATSRKALQQGLPGVTQVQKGPCESSTGPSHASSPRYKFNFIADVVEKIAPAVVHIELFLRHPLFGRNIPLSSGSGFVMSDNGLIVTNAHVVSSTTPVSGQQHLKVQMHNGDVYEANIKDIDKKSDIATIKINSQTKLPILFLGHSADLRPGEFVVAIGSPFALQNTVTTGIVSTAQRDGKELGLRDSDMDYIQTDAIINYGNSGGPLVNLDGEVIGINTLKVAAGISFAIPSDRITRFLNDSFDKHSKDVRSIKKRFIGIRMLTITPVLIEELKQQNPDFPNVTSGIYVHEVVPHSPAQKGGIKDGDIIVKLNGKPLMATADLQGALQEETALLLEVRRDNDDLLFNIEPDVIMQ, via the exons ATGCAAGTCCTCCTGTACACCGCTGTGTTCCTGTACCTCAAGGAGTCTGCCCGCGCAGAGCCAAAAGACAAGTGTCCGACTCGGTGCGATGTGAGTACCTGTCCGAGCCCCAGCTGCCCCAGCGGCTACGTGCCGGACCGCTGCAACTGCTGCCTGGTGTGCGccctgggagagagagagccgTGCGGCCGCAAAGACGACCTGCCGTGCGGGGACGGACTGGAGTGCAAACACCCGTCCGGCAAGCGGCTCTCCAAGGGCTTCTGTCGCTGCAGGTTCAGCGCCGAGGTGTGCGGTAGCGACGGGAAGACGTACGGCAACGTGTGCCAGCTGAAGGCGACCAGCAGGAAGGCTCTGCAGCAGGGACTGCCAGGCGTCACCCAGGTCCAGAAAGGACCGTGTGAGTCCAGCACAG GTCCTTCACATGCTTCCAGTCCTCGTTACAAGTTCAACTTCATAGCCGACGTGGTGGAGAAAATCGCTCCAGCTGTGGTCCACATCGAACTCTTCCTCAG GCATCCTCTCTTCGGTCGGAACATCCCTCTGTCGAGTGGCTCTGGCTTTGTGATGTCAGATAACGGACTGATTGTAACCAATGCCCATGTAGTCTCCAGCACCACACCGGTGTCGGGTCAACAGCACCTCAAG GTCCAGATGCATAACGGTGACGTATACGAAGCCAACATCAAAGACATCGACAAAAAATCGGACATTGCTACCATCAAAATCAATTCACAG ACAAAACTGCCTATATTGTTTCTGGGCCACAGTGCAGACCTGAGACCCGGGGAGTTTGTTGTTGCAATCGGCAGCCCCTTCGCCCTTCAGAACACTGTAACCACTGGCATCGTAAGCACCGCCCAGAGAGACGGCAAGGAGCTGGGCCTCAGGGATTCCGACATGGACTACATCCAGACGGATGCTATTATCAAT TATGGGAATTCAGGAGGACCTCTTGTCAATTTG GATGGTGAGGTGATCGGCATCAATACCCTAAAGGTTGCAGCAGGAATCTCATTTGCCATTCCCTCTGACAGGATCACTCGCTTCCTTAATGATTCATTTGACAAGCACAGCAAAG ATGTGAGGTCAATAAAGAAGCGTTTCATTGGAATTAGGATGCTGACCATTACACCAGT GTTAATTGAAGAGCTAAAACAGCAGAACCCAGACTTCCCTAATGTTACCAGTGGGATTTATGTCCATGAGGTTGTTCCTCACTCACCTGCACAAAA AGGTGGTATCAAAGATGGTGATATTATTGTGAAACTGAATGGCAAACCTCTGATGGCCACAGCTGACCTACAGGGGGCACTGCAGGAGGAGACAGCCCTACTACTGGAGGTCAGGAGGGACAATGATGACTTGCTCTTTAACATTGAACCTGACGTTATCATGCAGTAG